From the genome of Vicia villosa cultivar HV-30 ecotype Madison, WI linkage group LG2, Vvil1.0, whole genome shotgun sequence, one region includes:
- the LOC131650220 gene encoding probable mannitol dehydrogenase produces the protein MATQPEFEHPNKAFGWAARDPSGVFSPFNFSRRETGEKDVAFKILYCGICHTDLHMAKNEWGDSIYPLVPGHELVGVVTEVGSQVEKFKVGDKVGVGYMIDSCRSCQNCDDDLENYCPQYTATSSAKYHDGTVTYGGYSDSMVADEHFVIRIPDSLSLDVAAPLLCAGITVYSPLRYFGLDKPGMNIGVVGLGGLGHMAVKFAKAFGANVTVISTSPNKEKEAIERLGADSFLISHNPNQMKAAMGSLDGIIDTVSADHPLLPLIGLLKSHGKLVIVGVVVKPLELPVYALLGGRKLVAGSNIGGIKETQEMIDFAAKHDVKPDIEVVPIDYVNTAMERLAKADVKYRFVIDVGNTLKPSS, from the exons ATGGCTACACAACCTGAATTTGAACATCCTAACAAAGCCTTTGGTTGGGCAGCTAGAGATCCTTCCGGTGTTTTCTCACCTTTCAATTTCTCTAGAAG gGAAACAGGTGAGAAAGATGTAGCATTCAAGATATTGTATTGTGGGATATGTCACACTGATCTTCATATGGCCAAAAATGAATGGGGCGATTCCATCTATCCACTTGTTCCTGG GCATGAGCTTGTGGGTGTAGTAACTGAGGTTGGAAGCCAAGTAGAAAAGTTTAAAGTTGGAGACAAAGTAGGTGTGGGCTACATGATTGATTCATGTCGATCGTGCCAAAATTGTGATGACGATCTTGAGAATTACTGTCCCCAATATACAGCCACATCTAGTGCCAAGTATCATGATGGCACTGTCACATATGGAGGATACTCCGACTCAATGGTTGCTGATGAACACTTTGTGATTCGCATTCCTGATAGTTTATCTCTTGATGTTGCTGCTCCTCTCCTTTGTGCCGGAATCACAGTGTATAGTCCTCTTAGATATTTTGGACTAGACAAGCCTGGTATGAATATAGGTGTTGTTGGTCTTGGTGGACTTGGTCATATGGCTGTGAAATTCGCCAAAGCTTTTGGTGCTAATGTCACAGTAATTAGTACTTCGCCTAACAAAGAAAAGGAAGCAATAGAACGCTTAGGAGCTGACTCATTTCTGATAAGCCACAACCCAAATCAAATGAAG GCTGCAATGGGTAGTTTGGATGGTATTATTGACACAGTTTCAGCAGATCATCCTCTCTTACCACTGATTGGTTTATTGAAATCTCATGGAAAACTTGTAATAGTTGGTGTAGTAGTAAAGCCTCTAGAGCTTCCTGTATATGCTTTACTTGGAG GGAGAAAATTAGTAGCTGGGAGTAATATTGGAGGGATAAAGGAGACTCAAGAAATGATTGATTTTGCTGCAAAACATGATGTGAAACCTGATATTGAGGTTGTTCCAATTGATTATGTTAACACTGCAATGGAGCGTCTCGCTAAAGCAGATGTGAAATATCGATTTGTGATTGATGTTGGAAACACATTGAAACCAAGCTCTTAA